One Glycine max cultivar Williams 82 chromosome 8, Glycine_max_v4.0, whole genome shotgun sequence genomic window, ttattttattataaactttagaaaagaagagaagaaagaggGTGCAAGTTAAATTTGAGGTGCAAATAGTAACAGCCTTTTCTTTTAGATAATTTATGGATTCGGCTTAAGCCCAATTCGTATAGTAATCCACCTTGGCGGAAACATGAATTAGACCAAGTATTGATCAAAGTCAACATTAAGAATATGATTTTTGACATACACCTATCTACATTGGATCACACCTCACCTTGGAAAAAAGTTACCCTACGGATACatcaaaatataagaattttctTATGCTATTTAATCCATTAAGCTAATAgatcaattatgttaaaaatataattagcattattatatataacattaaattttttaatatacatataaatttacataataaattttataaaaattaattttaatctaataatattttatatatatataaattttaaataaaaattataggtttaataaaaatttatataggtaaattaaatatatattaaaaaatttagttctaataatgtatttttttacatctataaattttaaattttagtgttatatgtaaaaaaaatacattattatataaaaactaattattataaaattttattattataaaattttattatgtaaaattatgtgtattaaatatatattaaaataaagtgtCATTGCTCAAAAGAGGCCTTGGGCCTGATGACGGAAAATCCAACCCACCTCATTGGACCAATGTCACTGTAACCTGTAACCATTAAATACATATCATCAATATTtctcttcttattttattttattttgtgaatgcATATCATCTCActctggtaaaaaaaaaaatgattgacttGACCATAACAACGCCTTTTGTAAGTACCTATCTATTTCACACAAAATCTCGAGCATGCTAAGAAACTTGCGCCTACGATGATCTCAAACTTCAATCCACTCAACACTCAAAGGCTCATTTCAACCAACATTAATTTACCAAAACCTAGAACCTAAGTATTGTGTCTGAGTAATACGTACACTCACTCATTttgcctctctttttttttttttttttcttttcttcgacACACGTCTCATGttctaactttttaatttaattccctTACATGAAGTATAAGTAGAGTGTAAGTTATTACGAAAACTTGGACCCTTGTAtactttcagaaaaaaaaaatatagaaaaaaatgagtatatatatggagagagagagagaaatagtaCTATTGCATTGATGTCACTGTATATAAAACGATTGAGGaacaatttcttaaaaaaagaaatagcttATCTCTTAatatatatgcaaaaaaaaaaaaaaagtcggaAGAATGAGTTCATGAGATTGACTTAGCTAGATGACATTGAGAGATGAATGGAAACAGCGGGATCTTTAACGTTCATAtcagtatatatataataatataaatcacTAATTAAATGTTCACCAGGGAACGTAATTTTGAGTTACTAGGAGGGGGGAAATAACATGTACCAATAGACATTATAGCCGCTGCATGTGGAAGCTGATAACAGTAAAAAGAAGGCTACAAACTGCATTTAACCGATTTCAAGTTAACTACACCTTAAAAGCTAAAACTGTTGTAGAACAGCTAAGTAATTAACTAGTGCAGTGGTacgttaattaatattaaaaatactaaaaaatctaCAAACCAAATCACTGGGACTGCACTTAATTTTCATACTCCTAAGCTAGCGTGCCACATGCATTAACTCATAGATAACCATACCATCCTCAAATCATCACATGCATATGAGAAacttataaatcattttctcaTCTAATTAAGCATTAAAACTCTGGAAGGGAAGTGCCAATTGATCAAGAAGGCCAGTGACAGGTGTGGCAAGCCTAGGCTCATACGCAAAACCATGCAACTCAAATCCATCATGTGCAATGTAAGGACAAGGTGGAATCCACTGCCACCTCTTCCTGCATATATCAAACAGCAACGCCTTGTCCGTTCCACGAATCATGATCACAATAAACTCACCATGCCCTACACATTCAAATCCATTTCCATCTTCCAGTTCAGCAAACTGAACATAAAGCTGCTGAGGCATTCTCTCTGACTCCACCCACATTGTCCCACAAGCCTGCAAACTCCAAACCCTCAAACTCTTGGGCACGTTCAGCTTGCTCTTCTCAACAGCAGCAACAAGGAGAAGTTTCCCCTTGCACTCAACTAGGTTTGGAGACCTCAGAAACCTCCTCATTGGGGCTTGTATTTTGAACCAAGTGTTTGATGTGATGTCATAAGCCAAAATACTGAAAGGGCTACAATTCATGCAGTAGAGTTTCCCTTCAGCATAAACCATTCTTCCAGATTCGAGACTGCAGAGCCTTGGAAGAGAAGCGGTGGTGCCCCACAGGGAGTAAAACCCTCCTCCATCGATGTGAAAGCTTTCAGATGTCAGGTTCTTAACTGCATAAGGTGATATCATGTCATCACCAGCAACAGTGACATCTATGCAGGTGGGCCTAATGGTTAAGCCAATGGAAGGGAAGAGTCTAGGTCTTAACGTTGGAGGTAGCTGAGTGAGAGAACCGATTAAAGGGTTGCTCAGAAGCATGGTCTTTGGACCAGCTTCATCAGAAACCCAGCAAAGTAAACCAGCAGAAGATGAAGCTGGAGAGAAGCCGGAAGGGACCAAAGCAAAGAAAATGCGGTACCATGACATCTCATAGGGATCAAAGAGGTACCCTTCAAACGCACCAATATGTCCACAACCATCGCTACTcccgttgttgttgttgttgtttttgtagATGTAGCTCTTGCGGGTCTTGTGGTGCTTGAAGAACAAGAACCAGTGTTGGTGTGGTGAGACTTGGAGGTACAATTCGAGGAAGGTGTTGGAGAAGAGAAGTGCATACCATCTCTTGCAAACACAACGTGCACGAAAGAATGCCGGTGGAGGAAGAAAGGCTAAGACACGGTCAAGAAGCCTCTGAGGGAGCTTGCTCCATATTCTGCTGTTCATCCATGGAGTGGAAGTGCTGTAACTAGTGCCAGTGGTAGTAGTACTAAAATTGCTAGTACCAGCATCACTGATAGGGAATGTGTACGAAAAAGGAGAGGTCATAGAAGGGTGAAAAccttccatatatatatatatatatatatatatatatatatatgtaaggttatttttgtgtttgcttaGTTTAAGTGGAAACAAGGGACAAAGTGAAAAATGGAGGAAATGGGAAAGTGTAGTGTAGTATATGATATACTAGCTAGGCTTGCCTTTAATGATAAAGGAAAGGTTATGCATGGTTTCTTCTTTTGCAGTGTCTTAATTTTTTCCTTAGAAAGATAGAGTGTGAGAAGGACCTAAGGGGGAAAGCAGGTAGCTTATAGCAATCATCTGAGATGGTTGTTGTTTCTGTTCCTCATTTTCAGTGGGGGGTGTTGGAGAGTGGAGAGAAGGGGAAGACGGTTTTGGAAGTGAAGAAGTGTGATGCAACACAATCAGAAATGGATCGAACAAAGGACGTGAGATTTTGTAAGTTGGTGGTGGCTCTCATGTGAAGAAAGAAATTATTGGGGCTTTGTGTTGTGGCATTGGTGGTGAGTGGGGACAAGTGTATATATAGGATCCAAATGGCTTTGGCCTTATTCAACTcttaattcacaaaacaaaatttttagtCACCATTTCATAAGTTTGAAGtatttataagtttttataagtttgaaatttaattagtttggtggatgatttttttctgaaaaatatggctaattagttttaataagaattttttaattattatattgttttttatttttaatatttaagaataatgataaatgcatattataaatattttactaatcTATCGTTTCTTGATTTAAATCTCTCTTCTTACTACATTTTAAaccttattatatataatatatttttttctttttttagataaCATTGTAGGTTTCATTGgacatttttcatatttaaatttcaaatcttatttggGGTTGAtttaaatgaaagaaagagatgtgtaaaaataaattaagataaaatatttgaattaaaatataatgtaaaagtctaaaatctatatcaaattttaaaattttaatgtcaAATACACTCAAATGTAATTAACTCAAAACACTagcatgtataaataaaaatcaaacactaTCTAAGATCAATTTCAGTcgaataaaagataattaattaattaatgagttCATATATATCTCTCTCTTGGCATCTTTTGTTGggtgagaaagaaagagaaataaaaggcaAGTGATTCCGATGAATGCATCTATCATTTCAGTGTTGTTTTGTCAAGGCCGAGGTTGGAAGGACACAGTTGCAGAAAAGTGAGACAGATGCAATTGATGAAAGCGCAACTCCCTGCTAGTACAAACACATGGGGGcagcatatataaaaaaaaaaactgattattCAATATTCATCCAAATCCAAAACCTATTTCTCTCAACAGCGCTATTTTTTTCTAGTTGCTCATGTTCAAAAACGCAGGTTATTCCCACAAAGGGACAAAATAAGCCCATCAATGAGAAGTACAGTCCATATGTATGTAGATGACAACTCTAGCATGAAAAAAGTGCatgaaaatcttaattaaaaaagtcaCGAGTCggtttgttttaattttctatcatgaaaaattatttttaagtttgagtgtatttgtttgagtttttttttccaaaaattagcatcgaaaaaataaatttctaattacCAAAAATTGTActttataataactaatttgAGAAATACTGTAAATAAACTaatgataactttttttaaagctAAAAGGGGAATGAACTAATGGCAAtagcttttgaaaaattaaatcaaagataTGTATTCCATTTCATACATTTAATTTTGGTTTGAATCAATTTATTAATAGTCATAATTCTTTTTACCCATTTGACTATaaaatccttaaaatatttatattaaattttactaatttaaatttatgttcattatgaatcaatattttaataaaataaaattgtaaatgcCAACTATTCAATAGAAACAAAggctaattaatatttgaataaattctttatatgatgattaaaatttaaagaagtacaaaatataaaaactgatGCTTTAATAATAGATATGGAAATTTGAAGAAATgaatattatagaaaaaaaattatacacataGAGCACAAATGCATGAATTGTTgccttaaaaaaaagtgaatgaatTGCTATTACTATAATTGCTTGCATTTTTGTTGGCAGAGAATACTATATTGCATTAAATTTTGTCCGTTATAGTATTGATATATATGAGTTGGTGCAGGAATgattattatgaataaaatcAGAATGATACAAAGTCTAGTGTCAGATCATACATGCATACGTCCAATCCCATCCAAACTGATGGGTTTTTGTTTACACAACACAGCGATATGAGGCAGGCGTGAACTACCAAAGGAAATTTTAAAGCTTTTGTTGCTTTGGCTTTGGAGGATGATTCAGTAGTAAAGCTAAGATAGCTCAGTGATCGAGCATTCGTGTGTAGTGTACTCACTACTACTCATACCACTAAGCTAGTTTGTTTCTTCATTCATTCAGTTTATTGCACTCGATCTCTATCTGACtattcctttcttctttctaTGAGTCATAATATTCCCTTTCTCTTAGCCTATTGGcttttgtttggttttgttaAGGGAAGAAAATCTCAGTCAGAAAAGCCCCCCCTCTTCTGTCACGCTGTCTTGTTCGTGTCAATCCCCTCCCTCTCCCCTTCCCTTTATCATTTGTCCATCTCACCATTCATTTTATGGAAAAAGGGCTCTTGCTCAGGTTTGGAAATGTTTGTGTTCCTTCAAGAAACCTCTATTTTTAGAAAAAGGCAAACTAAACATTTTTAGTATATTATGTTCACTCCCAAGGAATCCCTACATATCAACTCATCccccttttttcattttagacAAAGTCAAACAATGCAACCCACCTTCCATTTTCATACATCCATAATGTGTAAcctagtttttttgtttttaaatttatataggaTGATAATTGCATAACCATGCATGTTAATTATCCTAGCTACATATATCATATATCactatttgaattaaataaggctaggtcatttaaaaattatagcaTGAAAGCTGTTTAATTTGTTGCCCATGATTAATTTGCTGCAATGTTCATTTGCCTCATTATAAATTAAAGTTAGTTAATTGTTATCGTATAATGTTATAAAGTGCCAAATCTCATGCTGGGATTATGTCACTATTGATGTGTGTAGCAGTTTTGACACTGACCACAACGCCACAAGCCCTTGCTGGCCCATGTCTGTTTGGAATTTTCCCTTGCACAATCGGCGCAGACATCAACTTGATGTAGTGGAAAATATAAGAgagcacaaaacaaaattttataaaagatcCAAAGATGATTTCTGAAAGCATCCTGCATAGAGATTGCAAATTCAAGCACTTCGATTGTGGGATCTTGTCATATCTTCTGCTACTACACATTCATGAGATTAATTTCGAATCAACAGTGATATTAATTTagacattttatatattattccaAACTGTTATATtcctcaataaataaataaatgcattAATAAATGTATAACTGTATAACACATGTAGTTATAaaggtattttaattaaataaaattattttataataagaatTGATAAAATCAATTGTagttaatatatatgtgtggatcgattgttttttttttttgaggaagAATTGATTGATTGtcttatacaacaattaaataaaacgatgataagaaataattaatatattctatCCACTGTTGTCACAGGGTAgtgattttctatttctttttttctttttggcaagagacatagcaatttcaattttcatgcatgaatggcaaaagaaagaaaaaacaatgagaAATACTAATCAGAAAATTCAAGAAGAGCACACAAAGATTGAGTAGCACTCACCCACATGATCGATCAACGAGATGAAAGTAAAGAAGTACTATTAATTAGTATTACACTAAAAATAAGTGGATAAAAGGATGACCATATAAGTCAAAATAGTCAAACCAATTAATGTAGTTATATATGCATGTTTGGAGATTGGAGTTAAAGTCTACTCTAATGTTGAGGTAGCTAGCAAGTAAAAAACCAAAACTAGCAAGAGCCGACTACCATAATTAGCTGGTGCATTATGTCCGTTGCACATGCTTGGCTAGCTGCATGATATCCAGTACAAAAAAAGTGTCAGTAGTTATTTACTAACAGTTTAATAATAGATTGCCACTTGTAGTGTACTACTCCTTCCACGTACTCTCCaacatataagaaaaacaaaatacacactattttacattaattaaaaaggttattgatatttttttttggtacaaaatTTGTATCAACGATAGAAGCTAGTCTTAATATTTACAagcaaatgacatttttttttaaaataaagacccTTTTTCAAACATGTTTTGTTTGAGTGTAAATAGTGaggagaaaaatgaaataaaatatgaatagaaTAGAAAGGAAGATTATTTTTAGGGAACCCAGAAAAAGAACTCCACCCACCCCCCACAAATTGGAGTGAAGTGGGGGAGAAGAActctctctttttaattttttttttgtttttgttttaattacttaaaaacctaagtattttttataaataacaataaaaattagtaaataaattGATGTTAAATAAATGGAGTTAAAAGTTTaagttctttttaattattgtgaaaatatttgtcataaagtttaattatttatttttactctcACTTCCACTTAtgtaaacaaataaagaaacttTTCTCACTTTTTCGTATTTTTATCTATCGAAACAACGTGTCCTTTTTACTCGACCCCCCCATTTGGTTTCCCTCgatctatttcacttttattctaaataaagtataaaacCAAATGGAATTGAGAAACCTTCTATGAAGGAGTAAAGTGCATTAGTGCAATAAAAGTTTGGACTCTGGATGAACTGCCAGCTGAGAGATCCAAACCTAGTTTTCTAATACGGTACGAGTGCTACATAGGAACCATTGAACTGACAAAAGTGAAAATGGTTCTCAAGTGTTTCTCCATAAGCCCACTCTACCTTGATGACCGAATAAACCTAGCAGCTATGTCATTATTGTCTTTTAACACCACTTGCATTTGCATGGAGGATTCCACCGGAACAAATCAGGCTGAGATAGTGACAAGAATGTGAGATGTGTTGGTTGAACACCAAAACCAATCTACCCCTATATGAATTGTATCAATTAGTTAATCCAAAATCAACTGTGTAATTGGATTAACTTATATTTTGTACTTTCTCTCTTTCTACATACACATGCAAGTGAGATGAACCCATTTCTTCCCTTAACAAATTTctaacttgttttctttccaataAACCCAATTCCagctttttttttagtagagaGACCACATGCATCTATTACTAATTGAAAATCACTAGTTAAGCTAAAAAAACATCATGCAAATTTGATTTATGTCCTCGGCAATAATTTAttcgagtattttttttaatttggaattGGACCATGGTTGTCTACGAAAcattttatggttttttttttcattagttgGACATTGAAACTTATGAAGGTACGTACGTAAGCGTTCTGCTAACTTGAAACAGCAGAACTGATAATTagatttataagtattttttaaagatcCATTGATATGCATAGATGCATTTGTAACTTGGttttccttaaattttgagagaaaaataagacTGTAGTATTTTTCACTAAGAATATATATTAGCCTGTAATGTAAAGCTGGGGAGGGTAAAACAATTGAAATGAATGAATCATCCTTTCCAACACAGGATAGCAAGTGATAAATAGGCCAGGCAAGAAGATAACAAGTTACAAATTCTGTCATCGTAAGACATAATTTTGGCtggtttgtttaaattaaaaaaaaagtgattctaaaaaaaacattttttaaaaatgatattttaacacacaaaaaagcagaaattttcttattttattaagaaaaagtgttttttttttaaaaaaaaaacttaaacaaacaGGCCTTTACTactattaaattgaaatatcattgcaattttttttattgtaatgaaACTTGTATGTATTCTTAAGAAaacaatttgtttattttttggggCCTCGAAGGGCATGGAAAGTGAAAACAGATAAGATGATAAAAACTTGATTCTAATTGTATAAACTTTTTAACAAGTacttctaaaaaaagaaaaaaaagaatataacataaattaaatttttctcaGAGATCTTCAACTAGATGATCAGGTGTAAGTATGAGACTTTCGACGGTTTAATCAAATTACAGAAAGTCATAATTTCCTCCACCATTTAACCcactaattttatttacaagTTAGTCTTTCGGTAAaagaatttctttattatttctcaaaccataaaacattttattaacTCCAATAACAAATTATGCGGAATAAGATGCGTATGCCAAACAGTTTCCtgccaaacattttttttctcattcaaGCTAATGGAAGATAATGCATAAACTGAGATAATGACGCCATGGTAAAACACCAGGGGGTTTCTTGTAATCCATTGTGACATACAaacttaaaatttgttaattccACTCAAACTATGATCCAAGGTAGACTGATGAAATTACAAACATATAATTAAAGGCAGACTATGCAGCAAAAGACTCACTTTGTACACAAAATACACATAAGAAAGCTAATGCACTCAGCCATCCTATGGCTTGATAGCAACTAATAAATTGCGAGAAATTGAGCTGAAAAGAACAAGATTTGCGTTCTCCATCTAAATTACAAGTGAGTATTTGACATCACCATCTAAAGTGGAGCTGAACTGAAAGATGTAAAAAGTTAAGTAAAAGagtttgatttatatatattctcaacaaaatatctttgcacatatcatttaaaatttgacttCTTTACCATATCATCATGTCTATATGTGATGATAAagtaattttcttattaaaatttctgTGTAAGAAAAAACGCAACATAATCCACCAGCACACTACCACCACTgaacaaaaaaatgcacaacaTAATCCACCACCTTCATCAATTGTGAGAGAATGTGTTGCCAATCTTTCAAAACCACTTAAAATAAAGCATCAGATGATCAACTACTATCATTTTCATcaattataaaagaattttatcaTACAGAGTGTGAAGGGCAACCAACATCAGAGTGATGGTGTCATAAATGAAATGTAGCATGTTAAAGCTTAAAATGATACAGAAACGAAGTTACATTGGTATTCTCCAATATTATTCCACCATCTCATTCaacttaattaaatgatttaaacaaacaaaaagtagAAATTTTATCATCAAGATACTTCAAGGGAGAATACAAGTTAGTGTATGGTCATTCTAGGTTGACAACCAAAGCAGTGCATAACAGGCTAAGCTTCCCTTGAATTGCAAAAACAATACACGTATGAAAAATCTTGAGTTACTTCCTTCCTCGGTTAAGCCTCTGCAGTTGATAATTGATACTCCCCCAAGACTTTCTGTTCTTTTTACTctgtaaaaacaaaattgaagtgttttttttttcctcttgcaCAACTTAAATTCTCAACTCAAAGGCAACTAAAAGCAGTTTTGATTAAACTGTATATCTATATTATTACCTGAGCATCAATACAGACATTCAATAGCTCCTTCTGACGAGCACAGGCTTCGGTGTCACTATGGTTTGCAGCCATACAACTGAGAAACAATGCCATTTCCTTCATGCAAGGTTTTTGAAGATTACCGAATCTCTTGGGGTTGATAAAAAGCGTACCAGCTTTCCGACCCATTATCCTTAAACAACTTCACATCCATGATACatccacacacaaaaaaatgtcaatttttaatttacacaGATAAATAAACATGCCATAATTGAAAATTGTGATGTACTTTTAATaagaaatgtaaaattatatatcaaacaCTAAGAACAGTCTAATGCGTTGCTCATGTGATCAGATCaccaaaacaaaacaagttaAATACTGCAGTAGTGGCTAGTGCCCACTCCTAGTACAAAACACGAGACATGAACACTCTAAAATGGATCGATAATCGAAATTAAGATCAAAATCACTCAAGAGATCCTCATTTCAtccatttttttccttcataaaTCATATTAGCAAGTGAAGTGTCACAAACAGAGAGTCAAATATGACCTTGAACGTGGTGGAGAAGAGCTCCGGACGCGGCGGAGAAGAGCTCTGGTCGCGGTGGTTGGTTGAAGAAGACGCAGTGATGATTCCACCGAAGGGTGTTTTCCTCGATTCGCAGTGTTAGGGTTACAGAAAGGTTTGTTTTGGGGCTTGGTTTTTATGGGCCTAGGTTCTTAGAAgcccaaaatgaaaaaaaatgaaacttgaCCCAAATCAAAATATGATGAACACATAAACAAaagtaataaatgaaaataattataaagtgtGACTGTGATGTGAGTGTGGTGCAGAGGGAAAAAGGGGAAAAACAGATTTGGAgggaaaagaagagaagaggagATGCCGGTGGCGAGGCGAGAGACGTGCGATGGAAGAGTGATTGCTCATGTAGACATGGATTGCTTCTATGTTCAAGGTAACATAACCCTTCCATTCTGCTTTAATTTGAGAAGTGAATTTAGTGATATATTATAcgatgttgtttgtgtttgtgtagtGGAACAGAGAAAGCAACCAAATTTAAGAGGCTTGCCCTCTGCAGTCATACAGTACAACTCCTACAAAGGTGGAGCCCTCATTGCTGTTAGCTATGAGGCTCGCCGATGTGGCGTCAAACGGTTATTATCAACACTCCCACATTACCACGCTGTTCATTTTATAGAGTAATTGGTCAATTTTGTATCTCCAATTGTAATTCATTTCATCTAAGTCCCTAAATTTAATAGCTTAATATTATCACTTAAGTCACTCTTTCCATGTAACTTTGGACTAAAGTGAGTGATGGATTACAATTACATATtctggattttatttttattttttgaatttcgtTAATTCTAGGGACAAAAATGACAGGGAATCACAGTTTCAGATACTAAATTTGCCATTTactgtttattttattctattctcTGCTTTCATATTCACCTTAcctgtgatttttttattttttttttgcagttcAATGCGAGGGGATGAAGCCAAGGAGGCATGCCCGCAAATTCAACTGGTCCAAGTCCCGGTGGCGCGTGGTAAGGCTGATCTCAACTCGTACAGGAATGCGGGTTCAGAGGTATGTGGCAATGGCATttctaaatgatttttgttttttaacctTTGGAGTCATTCATTCCCTTGTGTTGAATAGTGCcctatttcaaaattttcaggTTGTTTCGGTTCTTTCACAGAAGGGCCGTTGCGAAAGGGCTTCGATTGATGAGGTATATCTTGATCTAACCCATGCTGCTGAAACCATGTTGATGGAAACTCCTCTGGATAGCATGCAAGACTTTGAGGATGAAGTTCTCAAGTCACATGTTTTGGGTTTGGAAATTAAGGTCAGAGGTTATGCTTAAATATCTTGCCTTTTCTGCAATTTCTTTATTAGTGTTAATATCAAAATTCTGCAAACCTGATCAATCAATGAACTGAGAGAGTGCTTCATGGTTTGCAAGTATGAGGGTTGAAAGTTAACTTTAATGTTTGTGTCTATGCATTTGCTG contains:
- the LOC100776797 gene encoding protein UNUSUAL FLORAL ORGANS; the protein is MEGFHPSMTSPFSYTFPISDAGTSNFSTTTTGTSYSTSTPWMNSRIWSKLPQRLLDRVLAFLPPPAFFRARCVCKRWYALLFSNTFLELYLQVSPHQHWFLFFKHHKTRKSYIYKNNNNNNGSSDGCGHIGAFEGYLFDPYEMSWYRIFFALVPSGFSPASSSAGLLCWVSDEAGPKTMLLSNPLIGSLTQLPPTLRPRLFPSIGLTIRPTCIDVTVAGDDMISPYAVKNLTSESFHIDGGGFYSLWGTTASLPRLCSLESGRMVYAEGKLYCMNCSPFSILAYDITSNTWFKIQAPMRRFLRSPNLVECKGKLLLVAAVEKSKLNVPKSLRVWSLQACGTMWVESERMPQQLYVQFAELEDGNGFECVGHGEFIVIMIRGTDKALLFDICRKRWQWIPPCPYIAHDGFELHGFAYEPRLATPVTGLLDQLALPFQSFNA
- the LOC100499760 gene encoding uncharacterized protein, with protein sequence MGRKAGTLFINPKRFGNLQKPCMKEMALFLSCMAANHSDTEACARQKELLNVCIDAQSKKNRKSWGSINYQLQRLNRGRK